A window from Sceloporus undulatus isolate JIND9_A2432 ecotype Alabama chromosome 8, SceUnd_v1.1, whole genome shotgun sequence encodes these proteins:
- the LOC121914161 gene encoding cytochrome P450 3A21-like yields MDFLPYFSIETWALLIISIGLLVLYGIWPYGVFKKLGIPGPTPYPFLGTTRAYRTGIFEFDKACFKEYGKIWGFYDGRVALLAVTDPDIIKAVLVKECFSAFTNRRNFAPTGKMEKGVFFAKGEQWKRIRTVLTPAFTSGKLKEMLPIIQHYAKNLTKFLLEKAEKGEPVEIKEVIGPYSLDVATSSSFGVTTDSMNNPQDPFVREAKKLVAINFNSPLLITITIFPCLTPVLNKLNFSMFDTGAVEYLSKAILKMKAKREQGHEKGRVDFLGVMMETQKPEAKTKSKDGDHTNKALTDEEILAQAIAFIFGGYESISNMLCFLLYELATHPDVQQKLQDEIDAVLPNKAPLAYDALMQIEYLDMAVSEILRMYPIGGRIERLCTKDIEINGIHIPKGVSVMIPPHVLHFDPEVWDNPEEFRPERFSKENKESINPYTYLPFGAGPRNCIGMRFALLILKAGIASLLQNFTFRPCKETQIPMEMALTGLMSPKKPIILKVIPRASSAE; encoded by the exons ATGGACTTCCTTCCTTACTTCTCCATTGAGACTTGGGCTCTTCTAATCATATCCATAGGTCTCTTGGTGCT GTATGGGATCTGGCCTTATGGTGTCTTCAAAAAGTTGGGCATCCCAGGGCCTACGCCATACCCTTTCCTTGGGACTACCCGGGCCTATCGCACC GGAATATTTGAATTTGACAAAGCCTGCTTtaaagaatatggaaaaatctgGGG GTTTTATGACGGCCGAGTGGCTCTTTTGGCTGTCACAGATCCGGATATCATTAAAGCCGTATTAGTGAAggagtgcttctcagcctttaCCAATCGGAGG AACTTTGCCCCAACTGGCAAGATGGAAAAAGGTGTTTTCTTTGCTAAAGGGGAGCAGTGGAAGAGGATTCGCACTGTGCTAACCCCAGCCTTCACCAGTGGAAAGCTAAAGGAG atgcttcccATCATCCAGCACTATGCAAAGAACCTCACCAAAttccttttggaaaaagcagaaaaAGGAGAGCCGGTGGAGATTAAAGA AGTCATCGGACCCTACAGCTTGGATGTCGCCACCAGCAGCTCCTTTGGGGTGACCACGGATTCCATGAACAACCCCCAGGATCCCTTTGTCAGGGAGGCAAAGAAACTTGTGGCAATTAACTTTAATTCTCCACTATTGATTACAATAA CTATCTTTCCATGCCTAACTCCTGTCCTGAACAAGCTGAATTTTAGCATGTTTGACACCGGTGCTGTAGAATATCTTTCGAAAGCAATATTAAAAATGAAGGCGAAGCGGGAACAAGGCCACGaaaag GGCCGGGTGGATTTCTTGGGAGTGATGATGGAAACCCAGAAACCAGAGGCAAAAACCAAAAGCAAAGACGGGGATCACACTAACAAAG CTTTGACTGACGAAGAGATCCTTGCCCAAGCGATTGCCTTCATCTTTGGGGGATATGAGTCCATCAGCAACATGCTCTGCTTCCTGCTTTATGAGCTCGCCACGCACCCCGATGTTCAGCAGAAACTGCAGGATGAGATTGATGCTGTTCTGCCAAACAAG GCTCCCCTTGCTTACGATGCCCTCATGCAAATCGAATACCTCGATATGGCAGTCAGCGAAATCCTCCGGATGTATCCAATTGGCGGACGCATTGAAAGGCTTTGCACGAAGGATATAGAGATAAATGGAATCCACATTCCGAAAGGGGTTTCGGTTATGATCCCTCCACACGTCTTGCATTTTGATCCAGAAGTATGGGACAACCCTGAAGAATTTAGACCTGAAAG GTTCAGTAAAGAGAACAAAGAGAGCATAAACCCCTATACATACCTGCCATTCGGAGCTGGTCCGAGGAACTGCATCGGGATGAGATTTGCTCTCCTTATCCTGAAGGCTGGTATAGCGAGCCTCTTGCAGAATTTTACCTTCAGACCCTGCAAAGAAACACAG ATCCCAATGGAAATGGCTTTAACAGGACTGATGTCACCCAAAAAGCCCATCATCCTGAAAGTAATCCCCAGAGCCAGCTCCGCAGAGTAG
- the LOC121914620 gene encoding cytochrome P450 3A9-like isoform X2, with amino-acid sequence MIISIGLLVLYGIWPYGVFKKLGVPGPKPYPFIGTAMAYRNGVMEFDKACFKKYGKVWGFYDGRRPIMGVTDPDIIKVILVKECYSVFTNRRNFGPTGKLEAAVSIAEDEQWKRIRTVLSPTFTSGKLKEMMPIIQHYAKNLVQYFSEKAEKGETVDIKAVVGPYSMDVVTSSSFGVNIDSINNPQDPFVKEARKLVKFNFFSPLFVLMYVCPWLTPALNKMNVSIFATDAVDFFTKAVAKIKQKREQENNKGRVDFLGLMIDSQKSEAKPKTNGMDHTYKVLSDEEILAQAVIFIFAGYEATSNAFLYILYELATHPDVQKKLQDEIDAALPNKAPLTYDTIMQMEYLDMTVSEILRMYPIGGRIERVCKKDVEINGITFPKGMTAMIPAHVLHFDPDLWEEPEEFRPERFSKENKESINPYIYLPFGAGPRNCIGMRFALLTLKAGVVSLLQNFTFRPCKETQIPLELSTMGLMVPKKPIILKAVSRASSA; translated from the exons ATACGGGATCTGGCCTTACGGTGTCTTCAAAAAGTTGGGTGTTCCAGGACCTAAACCATACCCTTTCATTGGGACTGCCATGGCCTATCGCAAT GGAGTTATGGAATTCGACAaagcctgttttaaaaaatatggaaaagtcTGGGG GTTTTACGACGGCCGAAGACCTATAATGGGTGTCACAGATCCGGATATCATTAAAGTGATCTTAGTGAAAGAGTGCTACTCAGTCTTTACCAATCGGCGC AATTTTGGCCCAACTGGCAAGTTGGAAGCTGCTGTTTCCATAGCTGAGGATGAGCAATGGAAGAGGATCCGCACTGTGCTCTCGCCGACCTTCACCAGCGGAAAGCTGAAGGAG ATGATGCCCATCATCCAGCATTATGCGAAGAACCTTGTGCAATATTTTTCGGAGAAAGCAGAAAAAGGAGAGACAGTGGACATTAAAGC AGTCGTTGGACCTTACAGCATGGATGTGGTTACCAGCAGCTCCTTTGGGGTGAACATCGATTCCATTAACAACCCTCAGGATCCCTTTGTCAAGGAGGCCAGGAAACTTGTGAAGTTTAACTTTTTCTCGCCATTATTCGTTTTAATGT ATGTCTGTCCATGGCTAACCCCTGCTCTGAACAAGATGAACGTAAGCATATTTGCCACTGATGCCGTCGACTTTTTTACAAAAGCAGTagcaaaaataaagcagaagcGGGAACAAGAGAACAACAAG GGCCGGGTGGATTTCTTAGGATTGATGATCGATTCCCAAAAATCAGAGGCAAAGCCTAAAACTAACGGCATGGATCATACTTACAAAG TTTTGAGTGATGAAGAGATTCTGGCCCAAGCCGTTATCTTTATCTTTGCGGGATACGAGGCCACCAGCAACGCCTTTCTCTACATACTTTATGAGTTAGCCACACATCCCGATGTCCAGAAGAAACTGCAGGATGAAATTGATGCTGCTCTGCCAAATAAG GCCCCCCTTACTTACGATACCATCATGCAAATGGAATACCTTGATATGACGGTCAGTGAAATCCTCCGGATGTATCCAATTGGTGGACGCATTGAAAGGGTCTGCAAGAAGGATGTAGAGATAAATGGAATCACCTTTCCAAAAGGGATGACAGCTATGATTCCTGCCCACGTCTTGCATTTTGACCCAGACCTATGGGAGGAACCTGAAGAGTTTAGACCTGAAAG GTTCAGTAAAGAGAACAAAGAGAGCATAAACCCCTATATTTATCTGCCATTTGGAGCTGGTCCGAGGAACTGCATCGGGATGAGATTTGCTCTCCTGACCCTGAAGGCTGGTGTTGTGAGCCTCTTGCAGAATTTTACCTTCAGGCCCTGCAAGGAAACACAG ATCCCATTGGAGTTGTCCACAATGGGGCTGATGGTACCCAAAAAGCCCATCATCTTGAAAGCAGTCTCCAGAGCCAGCTCTGCATAA
- the LOC121914620 gene encoding cytochrome P450 3A9-like isoform X1 produces MDLLSYFSIETWALLIISIGLLVLYGIWPYGVFKKLGVPGPKPYPFIGTAMAYRNGVMEFDKACFKKYGKVWGFYDGRRPIMGVTDPDIIKVILVKECYSVFTNRRNFGPTGKLEAAVSIAEDEQWKRIRTVLSPTFTSGKLKEMMPIIQHYAKNLVQYFSEKAEKGETVDIKAVVGPYSMDVVTSSSFGVNIDSINNPQDPFVKEARKLVKFNFFSPLFVLMYVCPWLTPALNKMNVSIFATDAVDFFTKAVAKIKQKREQENNKGRVDFLGLMIDSQKSEAKPKTNGMDHTYKVLSDEEILAQAVIFIFAGYEATSNAFLYILYELATHPDVQKKLQDEIDAALPNKAPLTYDTIMQMEYLDMTVSEILRMYPIGGRIERVCKKDVEINGITFPKGMTAMIPAHVLHFDPDLWEEPEEFRPERFSKENKESINPYIYLPFGAGPRNCIGMRFALLTLKAGVVSLLQNFTFRPCKETQIPLELSTMGLMVPKKPIILKAVSRASSA; encoded by the exons ATACGGGATCTGGCCTTACGGTGTCTTCAAAAAGTTGGGTGTTCCAGGACCTAAACCATACCCTTTCATTGGGACTGCCATGGCCTATCGCAAT GGAGTTATGGAATTCGACAaagcctgttttaaaaaatatggaaaagtcTGGGG GTTTTACGACGGCCGAAGACCTATAATGGGTGTCACAGATCCGGATATCATTAAAGTGATCTTAGTGAAAGAGTGCTACTCAGTCTTTACCAATCGGCGC AATTTTGGCCCAACTGGCAAGTTGGAAGCTGCTGTTTCCATAGCTGAGGATGAGCAATGGAAGAGGATCCGCACTGTGCTCTCGCCGACCTTCACCAGCGGAAAGCTGAAGGAG ATGATGCCCATCATCCAGCATTATGCGAAGAACCTTGTGCAATATTTTTCGGAGAAAGCAGAAAAAGGAGAGACAGTGGACATTAAAGC AGTCGTTGGACCTTACAGCATGGATGTGGTTACCAGCAGCTCCTTTGGGGTGAACATCGATTCCATTAACAACCCTCAGGATCCCTTTGTCAAGGAGGCCAGGAAACTTGTGAAGTTTAACTTTTTCTCGCCATTATTCGTTTTAATGT ATGTCTGTCCATGGCTAACCCCTGCTCTGAACAAGATGAACGTAAGCATATTTGCCACTGATGCCGTCGACTTTTTTACAAAAGCAGTagcaaaaataaagcagaagcGGGAACAAGAGAACAACAAG GGCCGGGTGGATTTCTTAGGATTGATGATCGATTCCCAAAAATCAGAGGCAAAGCCTAAAACTAACGGCATGGATCATACTTACAAAG TTTTGAGTGATGAAGAGATTCTGGCCCAAGCCGTTATCTTTATCTTTGCGGGATACGAGGCCACCAGCAACGCCTTTCTCTACATACTTTATGAGTTAGCCACACATCCCGATGTCCAGAAGAAACTGCAGGATGAAATTGATGCTGCTCTGCCAAATAAG GCCCCCCTTACTTACGATACCATCATGCAAATGGAATACCTTGATATGACGGTCAGTGAAATCCTCCGGATGTATCCAATTGGTGGACGCATTGAAAGGGTCTGCAAGAAGGATGTAGAGATAAATGGAATCACCTTTCCAAAAGGGATGACAGCTATGATTCCTGCCCACGTCTTGCATTTTGACCCAGACCTATGGGAGGAACCTGAAGAGTTTAGACCTGAAAG GTTCAGTAAAGAGAACAAAGAGAGCATAAACCCCTATATTTATCTGCCATTTGGAGCTGGTCCGAGGAACTGCATCGGGATGAGATTTGCTCTCCTGACCCTGAAGGCTGGTGTTGTGAGCCTCTTGCAGAATTTTACCTTCAGGCCCTGCAAGGAAACACAG ATCCCATTGGAGTTGTCCACAATGGGGCTGATGGTACCCAAAAAGCCCATCATCTTGAAAGCAGTCTCCAGAGCCAGCTCTGCATAA
- the LOC121914620 gene encoding cytochrome P450 3A9-like isoform X3, with translation MGVTDPDIIKVILVKECYSVFTNRRNFGPTGKLEAAVSIAEDEQWKRIRTVLSPTFTSGKLKEMMPIIQHYAKNLVQYFSEKAEKGETVDIKAVVGPYSMDVVTSSSFGVNIDSINNPQDPFVKEARKLVKFNFFSPLFVLMYVCPWLTPALNKMNVSIFATDAVDFFTKAVAKIKQKREQENNKGRVDFLGLMIDSQKSEAKPKTNGMDHTYKVLSDEEILAQAVIFIFAGYEATSNAFLYILYELATHPDVQKKLQDEIDAALPNKAPLTYDTIMQMEYLDMTVSEILRMYPIGGRIERVCKKDVEINGITFPKGMTAMIPAHVLHFDPDLWEEPEEFRPERFSKENKESINPYIYLPFGAGPRNCIGMRFALLTLKAGVVSLLQNFTFRPCKETQIPLELSTMGLMVPKKPIILKAVSRASSA, from the exons ATGGGTGTCACAGATCCGGATATCATTAAAGTGATCTTAGTGAAAGAGTGCTACTCAGTCTTTACCAATCGGCGC AATTTTGGCCCAACTGGCAAGTTGGAAGCTGCTGTTTCCATAGCTGAGGATGAGCAATGGAAGAGGATCCGCACTGTGCTCTCGCCGACCTTCACCAGCGGAAAGCTGAAGGAG ATGATGCCCATCATCCAGCATTATGCGAAGAACCTTGTGCAATATTTTTCGGAGAAAGCAGAAAAAGGAGAGACAGTGGACATTAAAGC AGTCGTTGGACCTTACAGCATGGATGTGGTTACCAGCAGCTCCTTTGGGGTGAACATCGATTCCATTAACAACCCTCAGGATCCCTTTGTCAAGGAGGCCAGGAAACTTGTGAAGTTTAACTTTTTCTCGCCATTATTCGTTTTAATGT ATGTCTGTCCATGGCTAACCCCTGCTCTGAACAAGATGAACGTAAGCATATTTGCCACTGATGCCGTCGACTTTTTTACAAAAGCAGTagcaaaaataaagcagaagcGGGAACAAGAGAACAACAAG GGCCGGGTGGATTTCTTAGGATTGATGATCGATTCCCAAAAATCAGAGGCAAAGCCTAAAACTAACGGCATGGATCATACTTACAAAG TTTTGAGTGATGAAGAGATTCTGGCCCAAGCCGTTATCTTTATCTTTGCGGGATACGAGGCCACCAGCAACGCCTTTCTCTACATACTTTATGAGTTAGCCACACATCCCGATGTCCAGAAGAAACTGCAGGATGAAATTGATGCTGCTCTGCCAAATAAG GCCCCCCTTACTTACGATACCATCATGCAAATGGAATACCTTGATATGACGGTCAGTGAAATCCTCCGGATGTATCCAATTGGTGGACGCATTGAAAGGGTCTGCAAGAAGGATGTAGAGATAAATGGAATCACCTTTCCAAAAGGGATGACAGCTATGATTCCTGCCCACGTCTTGCATTTTGACCCAGACCTATGGGAGGAACCTGAAGAGTTTAGACCTGAAAG GTTCAGTAAAGAGAACAAAGAGAGCATAAACCCCTATATTTATCTGCCATTTGGAGCTGGTCCGAGGAACTGCATCGGGATGAGATTTGCTCTCCTGACCCTGAAGGCTGGTGTTGTGAGCCTCTTGCAGAATTTTACCTTCAGGCCCTGCAAGGAAACACAG ATCCCATTGGAGTTGTCCACAATGGGGCTGATGGTACCCAAAAAGCCCATCATCTTGAAAGCAGTCTCCAGAGCCAGCTCTGCATAA